One Alligator mississippiensis isolate rAllMis1 chromosome 1, rAllMis1, whole genome shotgun sequence genomic window carries:
- the IRS2 gene encoding insulin receptor substrate 2 isoform X3: protein MASPGGPGLLPPAGCSLPGAGHNHNHNNNNNHQQGVRKCGYLRKQKHGHKRFFVLRAGGGDEAAGARLEYYENEKKWKSKSAAPKRVIALDSCLNINKRADAKHKYLIALYTKDEYFAVAAENEQEQEGWYRALTDLLSEGKAACQGSPHRRLPSPFAPTAEDLNYGLVTPASAAYREVWQVTLKPKGLGQSKNLTGVHRLCLSARTIGFVRLNCELPAVTLQLMNIRRCGHSDSFFFMEVGRSAATGPGELWMQADDSVVAQNIHETILEAMKALKELSEFRPRSKSQSSSSSSSSGGGGGASATHPITVPGGRRHHHHLVNLPPSQTGLLRRSRTDSLAAGSTKDTPCRVRTASEGDGGCRLGSLAGSPMSPGPVRTPLSRSHTLGAGGGSCGSSRQAARLVPVPSSRSMSMPVSHSPPSAASPVSLSSSSGLGSEPPHPLRLSSGSTSVAGSPSDLGFMSFDEYGSSPGGDMRPFSSSSTASNRSNTPESVAETPPVHETGGAVELYGYMAMERLQPGRLGCRPCPELSTDKAHRKRTYSLTTPCRQRAAPPHVSSASLDEYTLMRATFAGSASRLFPSGPAGVSPKVTYTPYPEDYGDIEIGSGGGTHVGPAAGQGGDDGYMPMTPGVAAALARGSHDYMPMSPTSVSAPKQILQPQTGLGGGGCSSSSYKTSSPGENSPDDSGYMRMWCGSKLSVESADGRLGTGDYINMSPREPPQLPSGPTTPALTPPDLFFSPRASEPLAKPGYSCSSCGGVQDSDQYVLMSSPGRLEAAVTGGGAPVGPATPSGLHHSRPESLRGPRVARPSRLSLEPVRTLLPPSIQERPLLPSEPKSPGEYINIDFGGCSLPADSPASSLGSGPGRQRSPLSDYMNLDSGRSGAASPDEALSPGSGSSSSSQPGGHYLPAAVGVACLCSPSDGADYTEMAFGTATTPPQPIAHKPESARTVASPTAGVKRLTLAGVEAFLLASPPLDPDRGAKVIRADPQGRRRHSSETFSSTTTVTPVSPSFAHTPKRHNSASVENVSLRKSEGLQEEQGTSPMCRQTSAGFQNGLNYIAIDVLDGPLLAACDQSRPRACLALSTGLGVGEPSTYASIDFLSHNLKGASAVKE, encoded by the coding sequence ATGGCGAGCCCCGGGGGGCCGGGGCTGCTGCCGCCCGCCGGCTGCTCCCTGCCGGGCGCCGGCCACAACCAcaaccacaacaacaacaacaaccaccagcAGGGCGTGCGGAAATGCGGTTACCTGCGCAAGCAGAAGCACGGCCACAAGCGCTTCTTCGTGCTGCGCGCGGGCGGCGGGGACGAGGCGGCGGGCGCCCGCCTCGAGTACTACGAGAACGAGAAGAAGTGGAAGAGCAAGTCGGCGGCGCCCAAGCGGGTCATCGCGCTGGACTCCTGCCTAAACATCAACAAGCGGGCGGATGCCAAGCACAAGTACCTCATCGCCCTCTACACCAAGGACGAGTACTTTGCTGTGGCTGCCGAGaatgagcaggagcaggagggctgGTACCGGGCGCTGACTGACCTCCTGAGTGAGGGCAAAGCTGCCTGCCAGGGTTCCCCGCACCGTcgcctcccctctccctttgctCCCACCGCCGAGGACCTCAACTACGGGCTGGTGACGCCGGCCAGCGCTGCCTACCGAGAGGTCTGGCAGGTGACACTGAAGCCcaagggcttggggcagagcaaGAACCTGACGGGCGTGCACCGGCTCTGCCTGTCCGCCCGCACCATCGGCTTCGTGCGCCTCAACTGTGAGCTGCCGGCTGTCACGCTGCAGCTAATGAACATCCGCCGCTGCGGCCACTCCGACAGCTTCTTCTTCATGGAGGTGGGCCGCTCTGCTGCCACAGGACCTGGCGAGCTGTGGATGCAGGCAGACGACTCGGTGGTGGCGCAGAACATCCACGAGACCATCCTGGAGGCCATGAAGGCGCTCAAGGAGCTGTCCGAGTTCCGGCCCCGCAGCAAGAGCCAGTCGTCATCGTCATCCTCATCGTCGGGCGGTGGCGGTGGCGCCTCAGCTACACACCCCATCACCGTGCCCGGTggccgccgccaccaccaccacctggtcAACCTGCCGCCCAGTCAGACTGGGCTCCTGCGTCGCTCCCGCACCgacagcctggcagctggcagcaccaaGGACACGCCATGTCGGGTGCGCACAGCCAGCGAGGGAGATGGTGGCTGCCGCCTAGGCTCACTGGCTGGCAGCCCTATGAGTCCTGGGCCGGTGCGGACGCCCCTGAGCCGGTCGCATacactgggggcggggggtggcagctgcggcagcagcaggcaggcggCTAGGCTGGTGCCAGTGCCAAGCAGCCGATCCATGTCCATGCCTGTGTCTCACTCACCGCCCTCTGCCGCTAGCCCTGTCAGCCTGTCGTCCAGCagtgggctgggctcagagccacCCCATCCGCTGCGCCTCTCCAGTGGCAGCACCTCTGTGGCAGGCTCCCCCAGTGACCTGGGCTTCATGTCCTTTGATGAGTATGGCTCCAGCCCCGGCGGTGATATGCggcctttttcctcctcttccaccgCCAGCAACCGTAGCAACACGCCTGAGTCTGTTGCCGAGACCCCCCCGGTACATGAAACTGGTGGCGCTGTTGAGCTCTATGGCTACATGGCTATGGAGCGGCTGCAGCCTGGCCGGCTTGGCTGCCGGCCCTGTCCAGAGCTCAGCACTGACAAGGCCCATCGCAAACGGACCTACTCGCTGACCACACCATGTCGGCAGCGGGCTGCCCCACCTCATGTCTCCTCTGCCTCTCTGGACGAGTACACCCTCATGCGGGCCACCTTTGCTGGTAGTGCCAGCCGTCTCTTCCCCTCTGGTCCAGCAGGGGTGTCGCCCAAAGTGACCTACACCCCTTACCCTGAGGATTATGGGGACATCGAGATTGGCTCTGGTGGTGGCACCcatgtggggccagcagcagggcaaggaggcgACGATGGCTACATGCCCATGACCCCTGGGGTGGCAGCTGCCTTGGCGCGGGGCAGCCATGACTACATGCCCATGAGCCCCACTAGTGTGTCTGCTCCCAAGCAGATCCTGCAGCCCCAGACTGGGCTAGGGGGCGGTggctgctcctcttcctcctacAAGACCAGCTCCCCGGGGGAGAACTCCCCAGATGACAGTGGGTACATGCGCATGTGGTGTGGCTCCAAGCTGTCGGTGGAGAGTGCTGATGGACGGCTGGGTACAGGCGACTACATCAACATGTCCCCCCGCGAGCCGCCACAGCTGCCATCAGggcccaccaccccagccctcaccccccCTGACCTCTTCTTCTCCCCAAGGGCAAGCGAACCTCTGGCCAAGCCAGGCTACTCATGCAGCTCTTGTGGGGGAGTGCAGGACAGCGATCAGTATGTGCTGATGAGCTCCCCGGGGCGACTGGAGGCAGCGGTGACAGGAGGAGGTGCCCCAGTGGGCCCCGCTACGCCATCCGGCCTGCACCACAGCCGGCCTGAGAGCTTGCGAGGCCCGCGAGTGGCCCGGCCCAGCCGCCTGTCACTGGAACCAGTGCGGacgctgctgccacccagcatcCAGGAGCGACCGCTGCTGCCGTCTGAGCCCAAAAGCCCCGGTGAGTACATCAACATAGACTTTGGCGGCTGCTCTCTGCCTGCTGACAGCCCTGCTTCCTCACTGGGCTCGGGGCCTGGCCGGCAGCGCTCACCTCTCTCTGACTACATGAACTTGGACTCGGGGCGCTCGGGTGCCGCATCGCCTGATGAGGCACTGTCTCCAGGctcggggagcagcagcagcagccagccggGTGGGCACTAcctgccagcagctgtgggggtggcATGCCTGTGTAGCCCGTCGGATGGCGCAGACTACACGGAGATGGCTTTTGGAACAGCCACCACACCGCCGCAACCCATAGCGCACAAGCCTGAGAGTGCCCGGACAGTTGCTAGCCCCACAGCAGGTGTGAAGCGCCTCACGCTGGCTGGGGTGGAGGCTTTCCTTCTGGCCAGCCCACCCCTGGACCCTGACCGCGGCGCCAAAGTCATCCGTGCTGACCCACAAGGCCGGCGGCGCCACAGCTCCGAGACCTTctcgtccaccaccactgtgACCCCTGTGTCCCCCTCCTTCGCGCACACCCCCAAGAGGCACAACTCGGCATCAGTGGAGAATGTGTCGCTCAGGAAAAGcgaggggctgcaggaggagcagggcactAGCCCCATGTGCCGCCAGACCTCCGCCGGCTTCCAGAACGGCCTCAACTATATTGCCATCGATGTGCTGGATGggcccctgctggctgcctgcgaCCAGAGCCGGCCCCGGGCCTGCCTTGCCCTGAGCACTGGCTTGGGGGTCGGGGAGCCCAGCACCTATGCCAGCATCGACTTTCTCTCGCACAACCTCAAAGGAGCCAGTGCTGTGAAAG
- the IRS2 gene encoding insulin receptor substrate 2 isoform X1 produces the protein MASPGGPGLLPPAGCSLPGAGHNHNHNNNNNHQQGVRKCGYLRKQKHGHKRFFVLRAGGGDEAAGARLEYYENEKKWKSKSAAPKRVIALDSCLNINKRADAKHKYLIALYTKDEYFAVAAENEQEQEGWYRALTDLLSEGKAACQGSPHRRLPSPFAPTAEDLNYGLVTPASAAYREVWQVTLKPKGLGQSKNLTGVHRLCLSARTIGFVRLNCELPAVTLQLMNIRRCGHSDSFFFMEVGRSAATGPGELWMQADDSVVAQNIHETILEAMKALKELSEFRPRSKSQSSSSSSSSGGGGGASATHPITVPGGRRHHHHLVNLPPSQTGLLRRSRTDSLAAGSTKDTPCRVRTASEGDGGCRLGSLAGSPMSPGPVRTPLSRSHTLGAGGGSCGSSRQAARLVPVPSSRSMSMPVSHSPPSAASPVSLSSSSGLGSEPPHPLRLSSGSTSVAGSPSDLGFMSFDEYGSSPGGDMRPFSSSSTASNRSNTPESVAETPPVHETGGAVELYGYMAMERLQPGRLGCRPCPELSTDKAHRKRTYSLTTPCRQRAAPPHVSSASLDEYTLMRATFAGSASRLFPSGPAGVSPKVTYTPYPEDYGDIEIGSGGGTHVGPAAGQGGDDGYMPMTPGVAAALARGSHDYMPMSPTSVSAPKQILQPQTGLGGGGCSSSSYKTSSPGENSPDDSGYMRMWCGSKLSVESADGRLGTGDYINMSPREPPQLPSGPTTPALTPPDLFFSPRASEPLAKPGYSCSSCGGVQDSDQYVLMSSPGRLEAAVTGGGAPVGPATPSGLHHSRPESLRGPRVARPSRLSLEPVRTLLPPSIQERPLLPSEPKSPGEYINIDFGGCSLPADSPASSLGSGPGRQRSPLSDYMNLDSGRSGAASPDEALSPGSGSSSSSQPGGHYLPAAVGVACLCSPSDGADYTEMAFGTATTPPQPIAHKPESARTVASPTAGVKRLTLAGVEAFLLASPPLDPDRGAKVIRADPQGRRRHSSETFSSTTTVTPVSPSFAHTPKRHNSASVENVSLRKSEGLQEEQGTSPMCRQTSAGFQNGLNYIAIDVLDGPLLAACDQSRPRACLALSTGLGVGEPSTYASIDFLSHNLKGASAVKVLISQSVSRY, from the coding sequence ATGGCGAGCCCCGGGGGGCCGGGGCTGCTGCCGCCCGCCGGCTGCTCCCTGCCGGGCGCCGGCCACAACCAcaaccacaacaacaacaacaaccaccagcAGGGCGTGCGGAAATGCGGTTACCTGCGCAAGCAGAAGCACGGCCACAAGCGCTTCTTCGTGCTGCGCGCGGGCGGCGGGGACGAGGCGGCGGGCGCCCGCCTCGAGTACTACGAGAACGAGAAGAAGTGGAAGAGCAAGTCGGCGGCGCCCAAGCGGGTCATCGCGCTGGACTCCTGCCTAAACATCAACAAGCGGGCGGATGCCAAGCACAAGTACCTCATCGCCCTCTACACCAAGGACGAGTACTTTGCTGTGGCTGCCGAGaatgagcaggagcaggagggctgGTACCGGGCGCTGACTGACCTCCTGAGTGAGGGCAAAGCTGCCTGCCAGGGTTCCCCGCACCGTcgcctcccctctccctttgctCCCACCGCCGAGGACCTCAACTACGGGCTGGTGACGCCGGCCAGCGCTGCCTACCGAGAGGTCTGGCAGGTGACACTGAAGCCcaagggcttggggcagagcaaGAACCTGACGGGCGTGCACCGGCTCTGCCTGTCCGCCCGCACCATCGGCTTCGTGCGCCTCAACTGTGAGCTGCCGGCTGTCACGCTGCAGCTAATGAACATCCGCCGCTGCGGCCACTCCGACAGCTTCTTCTTCATGGAGGTGGGCCGCTCTGCTGCCACAGGACCTGGCGAGCTGTGGATGCAGGCAGACGACTCGGTGGTGGCGCAGAACATCCACGAGACCATCCTGGAGGCCATGAAGGCGCTCAAGGAGCTGTCCGAGTTCCGGCCCCGCAGCAAGAGCCAGTCGTCATCGTCATCCTCATCGTCGGGCGGTGGCGGTGGCGCCTCAGCTACACACCCCATCACCGTGCCCGGTggccgccgccaccaccaccacctggtcAACCTGCCGCCCAGTCAGACTGGGCTCCTGCGTCGCTCCCGCACCgacagcctggcagctggcagcaccaaGGACACGCCATGTCGGGTGCGCACAGCCAGCGAGGGAGATGGTGGCTGCCGCCTAGGCTCACTGGCTGGCAGCCCTATGAGTCCTGGGCCGGTGCGGACGCCCCTGAGCCGGTCGCATacactgggggcggggggtggcagctgcggcagcagcaggcaggcggCTAGGCTGGTGCCAGTGCCAAGCAGCCGATCCATGTCCATGCCTGTGTCTCACTCACCGCCCTCTGCCGCTAGCCCTGTCAGCCTGTCGTCCAGCagtgggctgggctcagagccacCCCATCCGCTGCGCCTCTCCAGTGGCAGCACCTCTGTGGCAGGCTCCCCCAGTGACCTGGGCTTCATGTCCTTTGATGAGTATGGCTCCAGCCCCGGCGGTGATATGCggcctttttcctcctcttccaccgCCAGCAACCGTAGCAACACGCCTGAGTCTGTTGCCGAGACCCCCCCGGTACATGAAACTGGTGGCGCTGTTGAGCTCTATGGCTACATGGCTATGGAGCGGCTGCAGCCTGGCCGGCTTGGCTGCCGGCCCTGTCCAGAGCTCAGCACTGACAAGGCCCATCGCAAACGGACCTACTCGCTGACCACACCATGTCGGCAGCGGGCTGCCCCACCTCATGTCTCCTCTGCCTCTCTGGACGAGTACACCCTCATGCGGGCCACCTTTGCTGGTAGTGCCAGCCGTCTCTTCCCCTCTGGTCCAGCAGGGGTGTCGCCCAAAGTGACCTACACCCCTTACCCTGAGGATTATGGGGACATCGAGATTGGCTCTGGTGGTGGCACCcatgtggggccagcagcagggcaaggaggcgACGATGGCTACATGCCCATGACCCCTGGGGTGGCAGCTGCCTTGGCGCGGGGCAGCCATGACTACATGCCCATGAGCCCCACTAGTGTGTCTGCTCCCAAGCAGATCCTGCAGCCCCAGACTGGGCTAGGGGGCGGTggctgctcctcttcctcctacAAGACCAGCTCCCCGGGGGAGAACTCCCCAGATGACAGTGGGTACATGCGCATGTGGTGTGGCTCCAAGCTGTCGGTGGAGAGTGCTGATGGACGGCTGGGTACAGGCGACTACATCAACATGTCCCCCCGCGAGCCGCCACAGCTGCCATCAGggcccaccaccccagccctcaccccccCTGACCTCTTCTTCTCCCCAAGGGCAAGCGAACCTCTGGCCAAGCCAGGCTACTCATGCAGCTCTTGTGGGGGAGTGCAGGACAGCGATCAGTATGTGCTGATGAGCTCCCCGGGGCGACTGGAGGCAGCGGTGACAGGAGGAGGTGCCCCAGTGGGCCCCGCTACGCCATCCGGCCTGCACCACAGCCGGCCTGAGAGCTTGCGAGGCCCGCGAGTGGCCCGGCCCAGCCGCCTGTCACTGGAACCAGTGCGGacgctgctgccacccagcatcCAGGAGCGACCGCTGCTGCCGTCTGAGCCCAAAAGCCCCGGTGAGTACATCAACATAGACTTTGGCGGCTGCTCTCTGCCTGCTGACAGCCCTGCTTCCTCACTGGGCTCGGGGCCTGGCCGGCAGCGCTCACCTCTCTCTGACTACATGAACTTGGACTCGGGGCGCTCGGGTGCCGCATCGCCTGATGAGGCACTGTCTCCAGGctcggggagcagcagcagcagccagccggGTGGGCACTAcctgccagcagctgtgggggtggcATGCCTGTGTAGCCCGTCGGATGGCGCAGACTACACGGAGATGGCTTTTGGAACAGCCACCACACCGCCGCAACCCATAGCGCACAAGCCTGAGAGTGCCCGGACAGTTGCTAGCCCCACAGCAGGTGTGAAGCGCCTCACGCTGGCTGGGGTGGAGGCTTTCCTTCTGGCCAGCCCACCCCTGGACCCTGACCGCGGCGCCAAAGTCATCCGTGCTGACCCACAAGGCCGGCGGCGCCACAGCTCCGAGACCTTctcgtccaccaccactgtgACCCCTGTGTCCCCCTCCTTCGCGCACACCCCCAAGAGGCACAACTCGGCATCAGTGGAGAATGTGTCGCTCAGGAAAAGcgaggggctgcaggaggagcagggcactAGCCCCATGTGCCGCCAGACCTCCGCCGGCTTCCAGAACGGCCTCAACTATATTGCCATCGATGTGCTGGATGggcccctgctggctgcctgcgaCCAGAGCCGGCCCCGGGCCTGCCTTGCCCTGAGCACTGGCTTGGGGGTCGGGGAGCCCAGCACCTATGCCAGCATCGACTTTCTCTCGCACAACCTCAAAGGAGCCAGTGCTGTGAAAG
- the IRS2 gene encoding insulin receptor substrate 2 isoform X2, with protein sequence MASPGGPGLLPPAGCSLPGAGHNHNHNNNNNHQQGVRKCGYLRKQKHGHKRFFVLRAGGGDEAAGARLEYYENEKKWKSKSAAPKRVIALDSCLNINKRADAKHKYLIALYTKDEYFAVAAENEQEQEGWYRALTDLLSEGKAACQGSPHRRLPSPFAPTAEDLNYGLVTPASAAYREVWQVTLKPKGLGQSKNLTGVHRLCLSARTIGFVRLNCELPAVTLQLMNIRRCGHSDSFFFMEVGRSAATGPGELWMQADDSVVAQNIHETILEAMKALKELSEFRPRSKSQSSSSSSSSGGGGGASATHPITVPGGRRHHHHLVNLPPSQTGLLRRSRTDSLAAGSTKDTPCRVRTASEGDGGCRLGSLAGSPMSPGPVRTPLSRSHTLGAGGGSCGSSRQAARLVPVPSSRSMSMPVSHSPPSAASPVSLSSSSGLGSEPPHPLRLSSGSTSVAGSPSDLGFMSFDEYGSSPGGDMRPFSSSSTASNRSNTPESVAETPPVHETGGAVELYGYMAMERLQPGRLGCRPCPELSTDKAHRKRTYSLTTPCRQRAAPPHVSSASLDEYTLMRATFAGSASRLFPSGPAGVSPKVTYTPYPEDYGDIEIGSGGGTHVGPAAGQGGDDGYMPMTPGVAAALARGSHDYMPMSPTSVSAPKQILQPQTGLGGGGCSSSSYKTSSPGENSPDDSGYMRMWCGSKLSVESADGRLGTGDYINMSPREPPQLPSGPTTPALTPPDLFFSPRASEPLAKPGYSCSSCGGVQDSDQYVLMSSPGRLEAAVTGGGAPVGPATPSGLHHSRPESLRGPRVARPSRLSLEPVRTLLPPSIQERPLLPSEPKSPGEYINIDFGGCSLPADSPASSLGSGPGRQRSPLSDYMNLDSGRSGAASPDEALSPGSGSSSSSQPGGHYLPAAVGVACLCSPSDGADYTEMAFGTATTPPQPIAHKPESARTVASPTAGVKRLTLAGVEAFLLASPPLDPDRGAKVIRADPQGRRRHSSETFSSTTTVTPVSPSFAHTPKRHNSASVENVSLRKSEGLQEEQGTSPMCRQTSAGFQNGLNYIAIDVLDGPLLAACDQSRPRACLALSTGLGVGEPSTYASIDFLSHNLKGASAVKAS encoded by the exons ATGGCGAGCCCCGGGGGGCCGGGGCTGCTGCCGCCCGCCGGCTGCTCCCTGCCGGGCGCCGGCCACAACCAcaaccacaacaacaacaacaaccaccagcAGGGCGTGCGGAAATGCGGTTACCTGCGCAAGCAGAAGCACGGCCACAAGCGCTTCTTCGTGCTGCGCGCGGGCGGCGGGGACGAGGCGGCGGGCGCCCGCCTCGAGTACTACGAGAACGAGAAGAAGTGGAAGAGCAAGTCGGCGGCGCCCAAGCGGGTCATCGCGCTGGACTCCTGCCTAAACATCAACAAGCGGGCGGATGCCAAGCACAAGTACCTCATCGCCCTCTACACCAAGGACGAGTACTTTGCTGTGGCTGCCGAGaatgagcaggagcaggagggctgGTACCGGGCGCTGACTGACCTCCTGAGTGAGGGCAAAGCTGCCTGCCAGGGTTCCCCGCACCGTcgcctcccctctccctttgctCCCACCGCCGAGGACCTCAACTACGGGCTGGTGACGCCGGCCAGCGCTGCCTACCGAGAGGTCTGGCAGGTGACACTGAAGCCcaagggcttggggcagagcaaGAACCTGACGGGCGTGCACCGGCTCTGCCTGTCCGCCCGCACCATCGGCTTCGTGCGCCTCAACTGTGAGCTGCCGGCTGTCACGCTGCAGCTAATGAACATCCGCCGCTGCGGCCACTCCGACAGCTTCTTCTTCATGGAGGTGGGCCGCTCTGCTGCCACAGGACCTGGCGAGCTGTGGATGCAGGCAGACGACTCGGTGGTGGCGCAGAACATCCACGAGACCATCCTGGAGGCCATGAAGGCGCTCAAGGAGCTGTCCGAGTTCCGGCCCCGCAGCAAGAGCCAGTCGTCATCGTCATCCTCATCGTCGGGCGGTGGCGGTGGCGCCTCAGCTACACACCCCATCACCGTGCCCGGTggccgccgccaccaccaccacctggtcAACCTGCCGCCCAGTCAGACTGGGCTCCTGCGTCGCTCCCGCACCgacagcctggcagctggcagcaccaaGGACACGCCATGTCGGGTGCGCACAGCCAGCGAGGGAGATGGTGGCTGCCGCCTAGGCTCACTGGCTGGCAGCCCTATGAGTCCTGGGCCGGTGCGGACGCCCCTGAGCCGGTCGCATacactgggggcggggggtggcagctgcggcagcagcaggcaggcggCTAGGCTGGTGCCAGTGCCAAGCAGCCGATCCATGTCCATGCCTGTGTCTCACTCACCGCCCTCTGCCGCTAGCCCTGTCAGCCTGTCGTCCAGCagtgggctgggctcagagccacCCCATCCGCTGCGCCTCTCCAGTGGCAGCACCTCTGTGGCAGGCTCCCCCAGTGACCTGGGCTTCATGTCCTTTGATGAGTATGGCTCCAGCCCCGGCGGTGATATGCggcctttttcctcctcttccaccgCCAGCAACCGTAGCAACACGCCTGAGTCTGTTGCCGAGACCCCCCCGGTACATGAAACTGGTGGCGCTGTTGAGCTCTATGGCTACATGGCTATGGAGCGGCTGCAGCCTGGCCGGCTTGGCTGCCGGCCCTGTCCAGAGCTCAGCACTGACAAGGCCCATCGCAAACGGACCTACTCGCTGACCACACCATGTCGGCAGCGGGCTGCCCCACCTCATGTCTCCTCTGCCTCTCTGGACGAGTACACCCTCATGCGGGCCACCTTTGCTGGTAGTGCCAGCCGTCTCTTCCCCTCTGGTCCAGCAGGGGTGTCGCCCAAAGTGACCTACACCCCTTACCCTGAGGATTATGGGGACATCGAGATTGGCTCTGGTGGTGGCACCcatgtggggccagcagcagggcaaggaggcgACGATGGCTACATGCCCATGACCCCTGGGGTGGCAGCTGCCTTGGCGCGGGGCAGCCATGACTACATGCCCATGAGCCCCACTAGTGTGTCTGCTCCCAAGCAGATCCTGCAGCCCCAGACTGGGCTAGGGGGCGGTggctgctcctcttcctcctacAAGACCAGCTCCCCGGGGGAGAACTCCCCAGATGACAGTGGGTACATGCGCATGTGGTGTGGCTCCAAGCTGTCGGTGGAGAGTGCTGATGGACGGCTGGGTACAGGCGACTACATCAACATGTCCCCCCGCGAGCCGCCACAGCTGCCATCAGggcccaccaccccagccctcaccccccCTGACCTCTTCTTCTCCCCAAGGGCAAGCGAACCTCTGGCCAAGCCAGGCTACTCATGCAGCTCTTGTGGGGGAGTGCAGGACAGCGATCAGTATGTGCTGATGAGCTCCCCGGGGCGACTGGAGGCAGCGGTGACAGGAGGAGGTGCCCCAGTGGGCCCCGCTACGCCATCCGGCCTGCACCACAGCCGGCCTGAGAGCTTGCGAGGCCCGCGAGTGGCCCGGCCCAGCCGCCTGTCACTGGAACCAGTGCGGacgctgctgccacccagcatcCAGGAGCGACCGCTGCTGCCGTCTGAGCCCAAAAGCCCCGGTGAGTACATCAACATAGACTTTGGCGGCTGCTCTCTGCCTGCTGACAGCCCTGCTTCCTCACTGGGCTCGGGGCCTGGCCGGCAGCGCTCACCTCTCTCTGACTACATGAACTTGGACTCGGGGCGCTCGGGTGCCGCATCGCCTGATGAGGCACTGTCTCCAGGctcggggagcagcagcagcagccagccggGTGGGCACTAcctgccagcagctgtgggggtggcATGCCTGTGTAGCCCGTCGGATGGCGCAGACTACACGGAGATGGCTTTTGGAACAGCCACCACACCGCCGCAACCCATAGCGCACAAGCCTGAGAGTGCCCGGACAGTTGCTAGCCCCACAGCAGGTGTGAAGCGCCTCACGCTGGCTGGGGTGGAGGCTTTCCTTCTGGCCAGCCCACCCCTGGACCCTGACCGCGGCGCCAAAGTCATCCGTGCTGACCCACAAGGCCGGCGGCGCCACAGCTCCGAGACCTTctcgtccaccaccactgtgACCCCTGTGTCCCCCTCCTTCGCGCACACCCCCAAGAGGCACAACTCGGCATCAGTGGAGAATGTGTCGCTCAGGAAAAGcgaggggctgcaggaggagcagggcactAGCCCCATGTGCCGCCAGACCTCCGCCGGCTTCCAGAACGGCCTCAACTATATTGCCATCGATGTGCTGGATGggcccctgctggctgcctgcgaCCAGAGCCGGCCCCGGGCCTGCCTTGCCCTGAGCACTGGCTTGGGGGTCGGGGAGCCCAGCACCTATGCCAGCATCGACTTTCTCTCGCACAACCTCAAAGGAGCCAGTGCTGTGAAAG CTAGTTGA